A window from Argopecten irradians isolate NY chromosome 3, Ai_NY, whole genome shotgun sequence encodes these proteins:
- the LOC138318830 gene encoding adenosine 3'-phospho 5'-phosphosulfate transporter 1-like isoform X2: MLDIKFSHQRIVMQATMWLLGILVLNIVLPLCLGKESTSADEMAQSNWVDFWFVRLCLNILGYATIFVPGALLIKYFRDKRYNETAGPSLMSQMIKNCVFGKETEKGLLEQGGQSKSSSSGDDNTNQVQTCLTLMFCVAGLQGAYLTWGVIQERIMTFEYGKTDTEKGEFFKNSQFLVFINRILALAIGSIVLVVKAQPPHNAPLFKYSFSSFSNIMSSWFQYEALKFVSFPTQVLAKASKVIPVMLMGKVVSRKTYDYHEYITALMISAGISMFLLSSGDVTRHKGSVTTVSGVILLAGYILFDSFTSNWQGELFRRYKMSPIQMMTGVNLFSCILTAVSLLEQGGFFDSIAFMGRYPAFVFHAVILSLCSAFGQLFIFFTLSRFGPVTFTIIMTIRQGIAILLSCIIYGHPVTIIGFFGIMVVFFALFLKIYAGHRKRQLQLATQQSNNGVSKV, translated from the exons TATCGTCATGCAGGCCACCATGTGGTTATTGGGCATTCTGGTGTTGAATATAGTGCTACCACTCTGTCTGGGGAAGGAGTCCACTTCAGCTGATGAGATGGCACAAAGTAACTGGGTAGACTTTTGGTTTGTTCGACTGTGTCTCAACATCCTAGGTTACGCTACCATTTTTGTGCCTGGTGCTCTTCTTATCAAGTACTTCAGGGATAAACGCTATAATGAAACAGCAG gtccAAGTCTGATGTCGCAGATGATCAAGAACTGTGTGTTTGGTAAAGAAACAGAAAAGGGACTACTTGAACAAGGCGGGCAATCTAAATCCAGTTCTAGTGGGGATGACAACACCAACCAGGTTCAGACATGCCTTACTCTTATGTTCTGTGTGGCTGGTCTGCAGGGAGCATACCTTACCTGGGGAGTTATACAGGAAAGGATTATGACATTTGAGTATGGCAAAACCGACACAGAGAAGGGAGAATTTTTTAAGAATTCCCAATTTTTAGTATTCATCAACAGAATTTTAGCACTGGCTATTGGAAGTATTGTATTAGTTGTGAAAGCTCAACCTCCACATAATGCGCCTTTATTTAAGTACTCTTTTAGTTCTTTCTCCAACATAATGAGCAGCTGGTTCCAGTATGAGGCCCTGAAATTTGTTAGCTTTCCTACTCAGGTGCTTGCTAAAGCCTCTAAAGTGATACCGGTCATGTTGATGGGGAAAGTTGTCTCCCGCAAAACCTACGATTACCACGAATACATCACAGCTTTGATGATATCGGCGGGTATTAGCATGTTCCTGTTAAGTAGCGGTGATGTAACGCGGCACAAAGGGAGCGTCACCACAGTCTCTGGAGTGATACTATTGGCAGGATACATTCTCTTTGATAGCTTTACGTCTAACTGGCAGGGTGAATTGTTTAGAAGATACAAAATGTCCCCCATACAGATGATGACTGGTGTAAATTTATTCTCATGTATTCTTACTGCAGTCTCCCTGCTAGAACAGGGTGGATTCTTTGATTCCATAGCTTTTATGGGGCGCTACCCAGCCTTCGTCTTTCATGCTGTCATTTTAAGCCTCTGTTCAGCTTTTGgacaattatttatattttttacactTTCTAGGTTTGGACCTGTgacatttacaataattatgacAATTCGCCAAGGAATTGCCATATTACTGTCCTGCATAATCTACGGGCATCCAGTGACAATTATTGGCTTTTTCGGAATAATGGTAGTTTTCTTTGCATTATTCCTAAAAATATATGCTGGCCACAGAAAGAGGCAACTTCAGCTTGCAACACAACAGTCCAACAATGGAGTGTCCAAAGTCTAA
- the LOC138318830 gene encoding adenosine 3'-phospho 5'-phosphosulfate transporter 1-like isoform X1: protein MLDIKFSHQRSLKTSNKEPAFWKSIVMQATMWLLGILVLNIVLPLCLGKESTSADEMAQSNWVDFWFVRLCLNILGYATIFVPGALLIKYFRDKRYNETAGPSLMSQMIKNCVFGKETEKGLLEQGGQSKSSSSGDDNTNQVQTCLTLMFCVAGLQGAYLTWGVIQERIMTFEYGKTDTEKGEFFKNSQFLVFINRILALAIGSIVLVVKAQPPHNAPLFKYSFSSFSNIMSSWFQYEALKFVSFPTQVLAKASKVIPVMLMGKVVSRKTYDYHEYITALMISAGISMFLLSSGDVTRHKGSVTTVSGVILLAGYILFDSFTSNWQGELFRRYKMSPIQMMTGVNLFSCILTAVSLLEQGGFFDSIAFMGRYPAFVFHAVILSLCSAFGQLFIFFTLSRFGPVTFTIIMTIRQGIAILLSCIIYGHPVTIIGFFGIMVVFFALFLKIYAGHRKRQLQLATQQSNNGVSKV, encoded by the exons TATCGTCATGCAGGCCACCATGTGGTTATTGGGCATTCTGGTGTTGAATATAGTGCTACCACTCTGTCTGGGGAAGGAGTCCACTTCAGCTGATGAGATGGCACAAAGTAACTGGGTAGACTTTTGGTTTGTTCGACTGTGTCTCAACATCCTAGGTTACGCTACCATTTTTGTGCCTGGTGCTCTTCTTATCAAGTACTTCAGGGATAAACGCTATAATGAAACAGCAG gtccAAGTCTGATGTCGCAGATGATCAAGAACTGTGTGTTTGGTAAAGAAACAGAAAAGGGACTACTTGAACAAGGCGGGCAATCTAAATCCAGTTCTAGTGGGGATGACAACACCAACCAGGTTCAGACATGCCTTACTCTTATGTTCTGTGTGGCTGGTCTGCAGGGAGCATACCTTACCTGGGGAGTTATACAGGAAAGGATTATGACATTTGAGTATGGCAAAACCGACACAGAGAAGGGAGAATTTTTTAAGAATTCCCAATTTTTAGTATTCATCAACAGAATTTTAGCACTGGCTATTGGAAGTATTGTATTAGTTGTGAAAGCTCAACCTCCACATAATGCGCCTTTATTTAAGTACTCTTTTAGTTCTTTCTCCAACATAATGAGCAGCTGGTTCCAGTATGAGGCCCTGAAATTTGTTAGCTTTCCTACTCAGGTGCTTGCTAAAGCCTCTAAAGTGATACCGGTCATGTTGATGGGGAAAGTTGTCTCCCGCAAAACCTACGATTACCACGAATACATCACAGCTTTGATGATATCGGCGGGTATTAGCATGTTCCTGTTAAGTAGCGGTGATGTAACGCGGCACAAAGGGAGCGTCACCACAGTCTCTGGAGTGATACTATTGGCAGGATACATTCTCTTTGATAGCTTTACGTCTAACTGGCAGGGTGAATTGTTTAGAAGATACAAAATGTCCCCCATACAGATGATGACTGGTGTAAATTTATTCTCATGTATTCTTACTGCAGTCTCCCTGCTAGAACAGGGTGGATTCTTTGATTCCATAGCTTTTATGGGGCGCTACCCAGCCTTCGTCTTTCATGCTGTCATTTTAAGCCTCTGTTCAGCTTTTGgacaattatttatattttttacactTTCTAGGTTTGGACCTGTgacatttacaataattatgacAATTCGCCAAGGAATTGCCATATTACTGTCCTGCATAATCTACGGGCATCCAGTGACAATTATTGGCTTTTTCGGAATAATGGTAGTTTTCTTTGCATTATTCCTAAAAATATATGCTGGCCACAGAAAGAGGCAACTTCAGCTTGCAACACAACAGTCCAACAATGGAGTGTCCAAAGTCTAA
- the LOC138318830 gene encoding adenosine 3'-phospho 5'-phosphosulfate transporter 1-like isoform X3 translates to MQATMWLLGILVLNIVLPLCLGKESTSADEMAQSNWVDFWFVRLCLNILGYATIFVPGALLIKYFRDKRYNETAGPSLMSQMIKNCVFGKETEKGLLEQGGQSKSSSSGDDNTNQVQTCLTLMFCVAGLQGAYLTWGVIQERIMTFEYGKTDTEKGEFFKNSQFLVFINRILALAIGSIVLVVKAQPPHNAPLFKYSFSSFSNIMSSWFQYEALKFVSFPTQVLAKASKVIPVMLMGKVVSRKTYDYHEYITALMISAGISMFLLSSGDVTRHKGSVTTVSGVILLAGYILFDSFTSNWQGELFRRYKMSPIQMMTGVNLFSCILTAVSLLEQGGFFDSIAFMGRYPAFVFHAVILSLCSAFGQLFIFFTLSRFGPVTFTIIMTIRQGIAILLSCIIYGHPVTIIGFFGIMVVFFALFLKIYAGHRKRQLQLATQQSNNGVSKV, encoded by the exons ATGCAGGCCACCATGTGGTTATTGGGCATTCTGGTGTTGAATATAGTGCTACCACTCTGTCTGGGGAAGGAGTCCACTTCAGCTGATGAGATGGCACAAAGTAACTGGGTAGACTTTTGGTTTGTTCGACTGTGTCTCAACATCCTAGGTTACGCTACCATTTTTGTGCCTGGTGCTCTTCTTATCAAGTACTTCAGGGATAAACGCTATAATGAAACAGCAG gtccAAGTCTGATGTCGCAGATGATCAAGAACTGTGTGTTTGGTAAAGAAACAGAAAAGGGACTACTTGAACAAGGCGGGCAATCTAAATCCAGTTCTAGTGGGGATGACAACACCAACCAGGTTCAGACATGCCTTACTCTTATGTTCTGTGTGGCTGGTCTGCAGGGAGCATACCTTACCTGGGGAGTTATACAGGAAAGGATTATGACATTTGAGTATGGCAAAACCGACACAGAGAAGGGAGAATTTTTTAAGAATTCCCAATTTTTAGTATTCATCAACAGAATTTTAGCACTGGCTATTGGAAGTATTGTATTAGTTGTGAAAGCTCAACCTCCACATAATGCGCCTTTATTTAAGTACTCTTTTAGTTCTTTCTCCAACATAATGAGCAGCTGGTTCCAGTATGAGGCCCTGAAATTTGTTAGCTTTCCTACTCAGGTGCTTGCTAAAGCCTCTAAAGTGATACCGGTCATGTTGATGGGGAAAGTTGTCTCCCGCAAAACCTACGATTACCACGAATACATCACAGCTTTGATGATATCGGCGGGTATTAGCATGTTCCTGTTAAGTAGCGGTGATGTAACGCGGCACAAAGGGAGCGTCACCACAGTCTCTGGAGTGATACTATTGGCAGGATACATTCTCTTTGATAGCTTTACGTCTAACTGGCAGGGTGAATTGTTTAGAAGATACAAAATGTCCCCCATACAGATGATGACTGGTGTAAATTTATTCTCATGTATTCTTACTGCAGTCTCCCTGCTAGAACAGGGTGGATTCTTTGATTCCATAGCTTTTATGGGGCGCTACCCAGCCTTCGTCTTTCATGCTGTCATTTTAAGCCTCTGTTCAGCTTTTGgacaattatttatattttttacactTTCTAGGTTTGGACCTGTgacatttacaataattatgacAATTCGCCAAGGAATTGCCATATTACTGTCCTGCATAATCTACGGGCATCCAGTGACAATTATTGGCTTTTTCGGAATAATGGTAGTTTTCTTTGCATTATTCCTAAAAATATATGCTGGCCACAGAAAGAGGCAACTTCAGCTTGCAACACAACAGTCCAACAATGGAGTGTCCAAAGTCTAA